CTGCAATATTTGCTGGAATAGAAACAGCCGCTCTGCACATCTGTTGCACCAATTCTTTCCCTTTCCTGCTTCCCTACTCTCCTACTTTCCTACAAGGTGAATAGTTACAAGTAAATAATCGGTTAATTGGTAATTGGTAACTAATTACCATTGACCAGTTACCATTTACCAAAAAAAGGAGTAAAAGGTGTCAATGGTAAATATTACAAATCAAGAGATTCAGGAATTAGAGGCAAAGGCAAAAGAGATAAGGCGGTGGATAATTAAGATGTTAGGTGAAGCGGGTTCTGGACATCCAGGAGGGGCTTTATCCTGCACCGATATAATCACCACACTTTATTTCAAAATTATGAACCATAAACCTGATAACCCTAAGTGGGAAGACCGTGATAGATTTGTTCTTTCTAAAGGACATTCCTGTCCGACATTATATGCGGCATTAGCTTTAAGTGGTTATTTCCCGGTATCTGAATTAATGCGACTTCGAAAAATGGATAGTTTTCTTCAGGGGCATACAGATATGACGGCTACTCCAGGAGTAGAAATGTCGGCTGGCTCTCTTGGACAGGGATTATCTGTTGCCGGTGGTATGGCTTTAGCCGCTAAACTTGATAAGAAAAAATTCAGGGTATATGTGGTTTTAGGAGATGGTGAAAGTCAAGAAGGACAAATATGGGAGGCGGCGATGGCTTGTGCACATTATAAATTAGATAATCTATGTGCTTTCTTAGATTATAATAAATTGCAAATTGATGGTCCGGTAAATGAAGTGATGGTTATTGAACCGATAGTTGATAAATTCAAAGCATTTGGTTGGAATACAATTGAGATTGATGGTCACGATATGCATCAGATAATCCATGCCACCAATGAAGCGAAAATTACTCAAGGGAAACCAACTATGGTCATCGCTCACACGATTAAAGGTAAAGGCGTCTCTTTTATGGAAGGAAAGGTAGGTTACCACGGCGTAGCACCAACCAAAGAAGAAGAACAAAAAGCACTGTTGGAGTTAGAATAGAGGACAGAAGTTAGATCTCAGGTAACTATTCAGCATACCAAGTAAGTAGGAAGTAGGGAGTAGGAAAGTAGGAAGTAGGAAGAGGGGAAAATAATTCTTTATGCCTTGTTTTTTAAAACCTTCTGCAATATTTGCTGGAATAGAAACAGCCGCTCTCCACATCTGTTGCACCAATTCTTTCCCTTTCCTACTTCCCTACTCTCCTACTTTCCTACAAGGTGAATAGTTACGATCTCAGAAGACTAACGATAGATAATAAAGTATTAAAATAAAAATGTCGATATAAAGAAAGGGGAAAATTATGGCAGAATTAATGGCAACCAGAGATGTCTATGGAAAAACATTGGTAAAATTAGGCATAGAAAATAAAGATATAGTAGTTTTAGATGCAGATTGCTCATCTTCAACTCGAACTTCTTTGTTTAAGGAAAAATTTCCAGATAGATTTTTTAACTTTGGTATTGGAGAGGCAAATATGATGGGTTTTGCGGCAGGATTAGCGAGTTGCGGTAAAATTGTTTTTGCCTCGACCTTTGCGGTATTTGGCTCGGCACGGGTTTTTGACCAGGTTA
The window above is part of the bacterium genome. Proteins encoded here:
- a CDS encoding four helix bundle protein, with the translated sequence MVQQMWRAAVSIPANIAEGFKKQGIKNYFPLFLLPTFLLPTSYLLGMLNSYLRSNFCPLF
- a CDS encoding transketolase translates to MVNITNQEIQELEAKAKEIRRWIIKMLGEAGSGHPGGALSCTDIITTLYFKIMNHKPDNPKWEDRDRFVLSKGHSCPTLYAALALSGYFPVSELMRLRKMDSFLQGHTDMTATPGVEMSAGSLGQGLSVAGGMALAAKLDKKKFRVYVVLGDGESQEGQIWEAAMACAHYKLDNLCAFLDYNKLQIDGPVNEVMVIEPIVDKFKAFGWNTIEIDGHDMHQIIHATNEAKITQGKPTMVIAHTIKGKGVSFMEGKVGYHGVAPTKEEEQKALLELE